From one Anopheles cruzii chromosome 3, idAnoCruzAS_RS32_06, whole genome shotgun sequence genomic stretch:
- the LOC128274640 gene encoding protein krueppel-like: MFAYLTNLNNHIRTHTGEKPYQCKVCDKAFRSQSNLATHLTIHNKDQHHQCPYCSSRFAQLSTLKRHIRSHTGEKPYQCKICDKAFSQSSHLTMHSKIHNKDQQHQCPHCSSMFAHSSNLKNHIRTHTGQDLAVLKVDGP; encoded by the exons atgttcgcatACTTAACTAATCTAAATaatcacatccgcactcacactggcgaaaagccataccagtgtaaagtctgtgacaaagcgttcagatcacAAAGCAATCTGGCAACACATTTGacaattcacaataaggaccaacaccaccagtgtccttattgttcatcaaggttcgcacaGTTATCTACTCTAAAGAGACATATCCGCtctcacactggcgaaaagccataccagtgtaaaatctgtgacaaagcctttaGCCAATCAAGCCATCTGACAATGcactcgaaaattcacaataaggaccaacagcatcagtgtcctcattgttcatcaatgttcgcacactCATCTAATCTAAAGaatcacatccgcactcacactg gccaggatctggctgtACTTAAGGTAGATGGGCCATGA
- the LOC128274645 gene encoding uncharacterized protein LOC128274645 encodes MSTKPAAKGKNSAKKRNFRRRSGQQQMDATDPRRDARLGSLSQDEYSSLASALARLGQRVQCRQLAIPLTVTTRGVGVATAIAYDHAATTWDVENIRTILTIHQMYRVHLWLVYYKVYLAQKALVVPLTSFTALEHIFIAHDFSDTIRRITEAPSMIVMILDCIGKIETQDNIYHMGFGRAQNETLEYRCLVQTPVNLRATLDMLAAADTPEADRQAFIAANSIPGARYENNLLQNAEQIMPINYGLQDLVRDIHSYQNLLARAHCLLPKQYLAKFEWSATGNAGGLWSTELADLRVSSRFDAGRAPLVAGSRRRLRGNDDEIVDVSVPAIANADYRSSEIVGSQFSTFWSREPSTSLATAIGCTSLVGEYCHVSTRHRMTGPNIVTTDPVGTMMVVTHWVGGYDDVDIIRRALDRFGETLPSRLD; translated from the coding sequence ATGTCGACCAAACCAGCAGCCAAAGGAAAGAACTCCGCGAAGAAGAGAAACTttcgccgccggtccggacAGCAGCAGATGGATGCCACTGATCCCCGTCGAGATGCCCGCTTGGGGTCTCTTTCGCAGGACGAGTATTCCTCGCTGGCTAGCGCGCTGGCCAGGTTAGGCCAAAGAGTTCAATGCAGACAGTTAGCAATACCACTAACAGTAACTACGCGTGGAGTAGGAGTTGCAACCGCGATAGCGTATGACCACGCAGCAACCACTTGGGACGTTGAAAACATTCGTACGATTCTCACGATCCACCAAATGTATCGAGTCCATCTGTGGCTCGTATACTACAAAGTGTACCTGGCTCAAAAGGCTCTGGTTGTACCGCTTACCAGTTTTACCGCTTTAGAGCATATCTTCATCGCTCATGACTTCAGTGATACAATCCGCAGAATCACCGAGGCCCCATCCATGATTGTGATGATCCTCGATTGCATCGGAAAGATCGAGACCCAAGACAACATATACCACATGGGATTCGGTCGCGCTCAAAATGAAACCCTCGAGTATCGATGCCTTGTGCAGACGCCGGTGAACCTTCGCGCAACGCTAGACATGCTTGCGGCCGCCGATACTCCTGAAGCTGATCGCCAGGCGTTTATCGCAGCAAATAGCATCCCAGGAGCTCGTTACGAAAACAACCTGCTCCAAAACGCGGAACAGATTATGCCCATCAATTATGGTCTGCAGGACTTGGTAAGGGACATTCATTCCTACCAGAACCTGCTCGCCCGCGCTCATTGCCTGCTTCCAAAACAGTACCTCGCCAAGTTTGAATGGAGTGCCACCGGAAATGCTGGAGGACTGTGGTCGACTGAGCTCGCTGATCTCCGTGTATCAAGCCGATTCGATGCAGGACGAGCTCCGTTGGTAGCGGGATCGCGCCGTCGCCTGCGGGGAAACGATGATGAGATAGTCGACGTTTCTGTTCCAGCCATTGCGAACGCAGACTATCGCAGCTCCGAGATCGTTGGTTCACAATTTTCAACGTTTTGGTCTCGTGAACCCTCAACGTCGTTGGCAACTGCGATAGGTTGCACTAGCCTTGTTGGCGAATACTGCCACGTAAGCACACGCCACAGAATGACGGGCCCCAATATCGTAACCACCGACCCGGTGGGTACGATGATGGTGGTTACCCACTGGGTCGGTGGTTACGATGATGTTGATATCATACGCCGCGCGCTAGATCGCTTCGGAGAAACTCTTCCTTCACGGCTGGACTAA
- the LOC128273870 gene encoding zinc finger protein 664-like isoform X1, translating into MEYSAVIKEEDDVESAKICRRCMSTGDALEALTRDEAGQFTGLQIKFEPGIPSHLCTMCGSRLKNHLDHSAEQMVGTELSIKTEVTPPDAAKDLHLNQKCCSIHEANRTYECCGKIPDDLLEAKENPIAIKAEDEEVDKQQQPQTTNDVHEQDNLKSPHKKQKHHCPYCSTTYTNVKTLDIHIRTHTGERPYVCKVCDKAFHSSSNLTNHSKVHNQAIHNSHQCPHCSLKFLWVSSLNNHMRTHTIERPFKCKVCDKAFYSSSVLTEHSKVHNKDQQHQCPYCSLRIPWLSSLKIHIRTHTGEKPYKCKVCDKAFHSSPNMTLHSKIHNKDQHHQCPHCPSKFATLSTLNVHIRTHTGEKPYKCKVCDKAFATSSSLSVHSKIHNKDQHH; encoded by the exons atggagtATTCGGCAGTGATTAAGGAAGAGGATgatgttga aagcgcaaaaatatgtaGACGGTGTATGTCGACTGGTGATGCTTTGGAAGCTCTAACGCGCGACGAAGCCGGACAGTTTACCGGTCTGCAG ATTAAGTTCGAACCTGGAATTCCGTCgcatttgtgcacgatgtgtggatcgcgtttgaaaaaccatCTTGACCACTCCGCCGAACAAATGGTTGGCACggaattgtcaattaaaactgaagttaccccaccggatgcagcgaaggatttgcacttgaatcagAAGTGTTGTAGTATTCATGAAGCGAACAGGACTTATGAATGTTGTGGTAaaatacctgatgatttactcgaggcgaaggaaaatcCCATTGCAATCAAAgcagaggacgaagaggtcgataagcagcaacagccgcaaacaacgaatgatgttcaTGAACAGGATAACCTCAAAAGTCctcacaaaaaacaaaagcaccattGTCCTTATTGTTCCACAACATATACAAATGTAAAAACCTTAGACATTCAcatacgcactcacactggcgaaaggccttatgtgtgtaaagtctgtgacaaagccttccattcatcaagTAATCTGACAAATCATTCAAAAGTTCACAATCAGGCAATTCACAATTcgcatcagtgtcctcattgctctTTAAAGTTTCTATGGGTATCTAGCCTAAATAATCATATGCGCACTCACACCATCGAAAGGCCATTCAAGTGTAAAGtttgtgacaaagccttctaTTCATCCTCCGTTCTGACAGAACATTCGAAagttcacaataaggaccaacagcatcagtgtccttattgcTCTTTAAGGATTCCATGGTTATCtagcctaaagattcatatccgtactcacaccggcgaaaagccatacaagtgtaaagtctgtgacaaagcttTCCATTCATCACCCAATATGACGctacattcgaaaattcacaataaggaccaacatcatcagtgtcctcattgcccttCAAAGTTTGCCACTTTATCAACGTTAAATGtacatatccgcactcacaccggcgaaaagccatacaagtgtaaagtctgtgataAAGCGTTTGCGACATCAAGCAGTCTGTCTgttcattcgaaaattcacaataagga
- the LOC128273870 gene encoding zinc finger protein 664-like isoform X2 yields the protein MEYSAVIKEEDDVDAKICRRCMSTGDALEALTRDEAGQFTGLQIKFEPGIPSHLCTMCGSRLKNHLDHSAEQMVGTELSIKTEVTPPDAAKDLHLNQKCCSIHEANRTYECCGKIPDDLLEAKENPIAIKAEDEEVDKQQQPQTTNDVHEQDNLKSPHKKQKHHCPYCSTTYTNVKTLDIHIRTHTGERPYVCKVCDKAFHSSSNLTNHSKVHNQAIHNSHQCPHCSLKFLWVSSLNNHMRTHTIERPFKCKVCDKAFYSSSVLTEHSKVHNKDQQHQCPYCSLRIPWLSSLKIHIRTHTGEKPYKCKVCDKAFHSSPNMTLHSKIHNKDQHHQCPHCPSKFATLSTLNVHIRTHTGEKPYKCKVCDKAFATSSSLSVHSKIHNKDQHH from the exons atggagtATTCGGCAGTGATTAAGGAAGAGGATgatgttga cgcaaaaatatgtaGACGGTGTATGTCGACTGGTGATGCTTTGGAAGCTCTAACGCGCGACGAAGCCGGACAGTTTACCGGTCTGCAG ATTAAGTTCGAACCTGGAATTCCGTCgcatttgtgcacgatgtgtggatcgcgtttgaaaaaccatCTTGACCACTCCGCCGAACAAATGGTTGGCACggaattgtcaattaaaactgaagttaccccaccggatgcagcgaaggatttgcacttgaatcagAAGTGTTGTAGTATTCATGAAGCGAACAGGACTTATGAATGTTGTGGTAaaatacctgatgatttactcgaggcgaaggaaaatcCCATTGCAATCAAAgcagaggacgaagaggtcgataagcagcaacagccgcaaacaacgaatgatgttcaTGAACAGGATAACCTCAAAAGTCctcacaaaaaacaaaagcaccattGTCCTTATTGTTCCACAACATATACAAATGTAAAAACCTTAGACATTCAcatacgcactcacactggcgaaaggccttatgtgtgtaaagtctgtgacaaagccttccattcatcaagTAATCTGACAAATCATTCAAAAGTTCACAATCAGGCAATTCACAATTcgcatcagtgtcctcattgctctTTAAAGTTTCTATGGGTATCTAGCCTAAATAATCATATGCGCACTCACACCATCGAAAGGCCATTCAAGTGTAAAGtttgtgacaaagccttctaTTCATCCTCCGTTCTGACAGAACATTCGAAagttcacaataaggaccaacagcatcagtgtccttattgcTCTTTAAGGATTCCATGGTTATCtagcctaaagattcatatccgtactcacaccggcgaaaagccatacaagtgtaaagtctgtgacaaagcttTCCATTCATCACCCAATATGACGctacattcgaaaattcacaataaggaccaacatcatcagtgtcctcattgcccttCAAAGTTTGCCACTTTATCAACGTTAAATGtacatatccgcactcacaccggcgaaaagccatacaagtgtaaagtctgtgataAAGCGTTTGCGACATCAAGCAGTCTGTCTgttcattcgaaaattcacaataagga